Proteins from one Planctomyces sp. SH-PL62 genomic window:
- a CDS encoding 2-hydroxyacid dehydrogenase, with protein MKPDVLVMKPPTPDVAEALERSFAVHRLWEAEDRSAFLREIGATIRGIATTGGAGASAELMRALPNLEIVAVNGVGLDAVDLAYAKEAGVVVANTPDVLTEDVADMALLLLLAAAREAVAGDAHVRSGAWEREGARPLSRRVHGKRAGILGLGRIGRAVARRLEALDIQIVYHNRRPIESPYVYYSDLEALARDVDFLVVTAAGGEGSRGLVDRAVIDALGPDGILVNVARGTVVDQEALIEALRENRLAAAGLDVFEDEPRVPESLRNLPNVVLQPHHGSGTVETRAAMGELVVRNLEAHFAGRLLPTPVDLG; from the coding sequence TTGAAGCCGGACGTCTTGGTTATGAAGCCCCCCACGCCTGACGTGGCCGAGGCCCTGGAGCGATCGTTCGCGGTGCACCGGCTCTGGGAGGCGGAGGACCGATCGGCCTTCCTGCGAGAGATCGGCGCGACGATCCGGGGGATCGCGACGACCGGCGGCGCCGGCGCGTCGGCCGAGCTGATGCGGGCGCTGCCGAACCTGGAGATCGTGGCCGTGAACGGGGTCGGCCTCGACGCCGTGGACCTGGCTTATGCGAAGGAGGCCGGAGTCGTCGTCGCGAACACCCCCGACGTGCTGACCGAGGACGTGGCCGACATGGCGCTCCTGCTCCTCCTGGCGGCCGCCCGCGAGGCCGTCGCCGGCGACGCGCACGTCCGTTCCGGGGCCTGGGAGCGGGAGGGGGCCCGGCCGCTCTCGCGTCGGGTCCACGGCAAGCGGGCGGGGATTCTGGGACTGGGGAGGATCGGCCGGGCCGTGGCCCGTCGTCTCGAGGCTCTCGACATCCAGATCGTCTACCACAACCGGCGGCCGATCGAGTCGCCCTACGTCTACTATTCGGACCTGGAGGCGCTCGCCCGCGACGTCGACTTCCTGGTCGTCACGGCCGCCGGCGGCGAGGGGAGCCGGGGCCTGGTGGACCGCGCCGTGATCGACGCCCTGGGGCCGGACGGGATCTTGGTGAACGTCGCGCGGGGGACGGTCGTGGACCAGGAGGCGTTGATCGAGGCCCTTCGCGAGAACCGCCTGGCCGCCGCCGGACTGGACGTCTTCGAGGACGAGCCCCGCGTCCCCGAGTCGCTCCGAAACCTGCCCAACGTCGTGCTCCAGCCCCACCACGGCAGCGGGACCGTCGAGACTCGCGCGGCGATGGGGGAACTTGTGGTCAGGAACCTGGAAGCCCACTTCGCCGGTCGGCTCCTACCGACGCCGGTGGACCTGGGCTGA
- a CDS encoding uracil-DNA glycosylase family protein, translating to MARVKTTDQLIDEAEAEARREPFPVDAPVYEKAERDPSRPILYAGALDAPVAVLARDLGRDEVAAGQPLIGAGGKLVRAGIVKAHGAGGLEEALRFALLTNTVPFKPPGNKAYAESVRARFRPFVAELLARFWSGSQVLTLGTEAFRWFEPYAEGGEFPASAATDERFETAYECRLPIPGDAAEGFKVVLVRPLPHPSPLNRRWYARFPEMLERRLAEVGAAV from the coding sequence GTGGCCCGCGTCAAGACGACCGATCAGTTGATCGACGAGGCTGAGGCGGAAGCCCGCCGCGAGCCGTTCCCGGTGGACGCGCCGGTCTATGAGAAGGCGGAGCGCGACCCGTCCCGGCCGATCCTCTACGCCGGCGCGCTCGACGCGCCGGTGGCGGTGCTCGCGCGCGACCTGGGCCGCGACGAGGTGGCCGCCGGCCAGCCCCTGATCGGGGCGGGGGGGAAGCTGGTCCGGGCCGGGATCGTCAAGGCCCACGGCGCGGGGGGGCTGGAAGAGGCGCTGCGGTTCGCGCTCCTGACCAACACGGTCCCGTTCAAGCCGCCGGGGAACAAGGCGTATGCGGAGTCGGTCCGCGCCCGGTTCCGGCCGTTCGTGGCGGAGCTTCTGGCCCGGTTCTGGTCGGGCTCGCAGGTCCTGACCCTGGGGACCGAGGCCTTCCGCTGGTTCGAGCCTTATGCGGAAGGGGGGGAGTTCCCGGCCTCGGCGGCGACCGATGAACGATTCGAGACGGCCTATGAATGCCGGCTGCCGATTCCGGGGGACGCGGCCGAGGGATTCAAGGTCGTCCTGGTCCGGCCCCTGCCGCACCCTTCGCCGCTGAATCGCCGGTGGTACGCGAGGTTCCCGGAGATGCTGGAACGCCGACTCGCCGAGGTCGGAGCGGCCGTTTGA
- a CDS encoding BlaI/MecI/CopY family transcriptional regulator, translated as MRKTQMVTDRELEIMKILWARGQASVRDVQEDLNRDSGPVAYSTVQTLLNIMEDKKGLVRHVVEGRTFIYHPKKSSERTIRELTRKFVDRVFDGALDRVMVALFDSKPPTPEDLDRLRAMIDDAQRLSATGTGEPAEAASQEDV; from the coding sequence GTGCGAAAGACCCAGATGGTGACCGATCGCGAGCTCGAGATCATGAAGATCCTCTGGGCTCGGGGCCAGGCGAGCGTTCGCGACGTTCAGGAAGACCTGAATCGCGACTCGGGCCCGGTCGCTTACAGCACCGTCCAAACCCTGCTGAACATCATGGAAGACAAGAAGGGGCTGGTGCGCCACGTCGTCGAAGGGCGGACGTTCATCTATCACCCCAAGAAGTCGTCGGAGCGGACGATTCGCGAACTGACCCGCAAGTTCGTGGATCGCGTGTTCGACGGCGCGCTCGACCGGGTGATGGTGGCGTTGTTTGATTCCAAGCCTCCCACGCCGGAGGATCTGGATCGGCTCCGGGCCATGATCGACGACGCCCAGCGGCTGTCGGCGACGGGAACCGGCGAGCCCGCCGAAGCGGCGTCTCAAGAAGACGTCTGA
- a CDS encoding M56 family metallopeptidase, whose translation MLDHFSRTLIDAGIANAILLSVIVVVVVFTRQPARRVVLAQTGVYAALLMYPLVASNPSLRVYPVDWLLRTGVVPPPLTPEPNRFDFVGPVVPGPAGRTPPRGRPAASQAEWPSGERLVRVATLLYLAGASVGLAWFGLGLWGFQRLLGRSSEARPETRRVFDELIADLERSPPQPELRVSTWLRSPVLGGVTRPTIVIPAEIEEVDVDRDALRLVLLHELAHADRGDAWFNALAALAQIFWFFLPHLWWLRAQLRIDQEFLADRKAAGPLGETTHYARWLVGLSSGRASRALASRKLDAAPTPSRSWIGRSFDTPMLQRIAMLLYCPFVVEDRPPRWFATGVPTAFMLAAVALSTFRILAPVDSTVLLHEAQAADPVVRSFQVPEFVVVPARPNDGRPNPAYVLPLPLPTAFNLQAEILATPRALAQIRIAGCPLLPESEAQALLADAAPDDVPPTNHAYTLRHEYRSLKASIDGREFDLDPRILADAHWLTITPALDETATIRDLLINW comes from the coding sequence GTGCTGGATCATTTCAGCCGCACGTTGATCGATGCGGGGATCGCGAACGCGATCCTGCTGAGCGTCATCGTGGTCGTCGTCGTCTTCACGCGGCAGCCGGCCCGGCGCGTCGTCCTGGCGCAGACCGGAGTCTACGCGGCCCTCCTGATGTACCCCCTGGTCGCCTCCAACCCCTCCCTGCGGGTCTACCCGGTCGATTGGCTCCTCCGAACCGGCGTGGTCCCGCCCCCGCTGACGCCCGAGCCGAATCGGTTCGATTTCGTCGGCCCGGTCGTGCCGGGACCGGCGGGCCGCACTCCCCCTCGGGGCCGCCCCGCCGCCTCCCAGGCTGAGTGGCCTTCGGGCGAGCGCCTGGTCCGGGTGGCGACCTTGCTCTATCTGGCGGGGGCTTCGGTCGGCCTGGCCTGGTTCGGCCTGGGACTCTGGGGTTTCCAACGCCTGCTCGGCCGATCGTCCGAAGCCCGCCCGGAGACTCGACGGGTGTTCGACGAGTTGATCGCCGACCTGGAGCGTTCGCCCCCCCAGCCGGAGCTGCGAGTCTCGACCTGGCTGCGAAGCCCGGTCCTGGGAGGTGTGACCCGGCCCACCATCGTCATCCCGGCCGAGATCGAGGAGGTGGACGTCGACCGCGACGCCCTTCGCCTGGTGCTGCTGCACGAACTGGCGCATGCCGACCGGGGCGACGCCTGGTTCAACGCGCTGGCGGCCCTCGCGCAGATCTTTTGGTTCTTCCTCCCTCACCTATGGTGGCTCCGCGCCCAACTGCGGATCGACCAGGAGTTCCTGGCCGACCGCAAGGCGGCGGGGCCGCTCGGCGAGACGACCCACTACGCCCGATGGCTGGTGGGGCTCTCCAGCGGCCGGGCCAGCCGCGCCCTTGCGTCCCGAAAGCTCGACGCCGCCCCGACCCCTTCTCGGTCCTGGATCGGTCGCAGCTTCGACACCCCGATGCTCCAGCGCATCGCCATGCTCCTGTATTGCCCGTTCGTCGTCGAGGACCGCCCCCCGCGCTGGTTCGCCACGGGCGTGCCGACCGCCTTCATGCTCGCGGCCGTGGCGCTCTCCACCTTCCGCATCCTGGCGCCGGTCGATTCGACGGTCCTGCTCCACGAGGCCCAGGCGGCCGACCCCGTCGTCCGCAGCTTCCAGGTCCCCGAGTTCGTCGTCGTCCCCGCTCGGCCCAACGACGGTCGTCCCAACCCCGCCTACGTCCTCCCCCTGCCGCTCCCCACCGCGTTCAACCTGCAAGCCGAGATCCTCGCGACGCCCAGGGCCCTCGCCCAGATCCGAATCGCGGGATGCCCCCTCCTTCCCGAGTCCGAGGCGCAAGCCCTCCTCGCCGATGCCGCCCCGGACGACGTCCCGCCGACCAACCACGCCTACACCCTCCGGCACGAATACCGGTCCCTCAAGGCCAGCATCGACGGTCGCGAATTCGACCTCGACCCCAGGATCCTCGCCGACGCCCACTGGCTCACAATCACCCCCGCTCTCGATGAGACCGCCACGATCCGCGATCTGCTCATCAACTGGTGA
- a CDS encoding Hsp20/alpha crystallin family protein has translation MTGPDWRGGWDPFHEFQREMGRLFQSFDPFQSLRHIRAFPPVNLYVAGDEFLLSAQIPGLKPDEVELTVTSETVTLRGERRRSEGIKDDSYRRQERFMGRWSRTITLPDRVDEAKVSAQFADGVLTVRLPRAEGARPRHITVSSPVDAARPRNVEDEGSHRS, from the coding sequence ATGACCGGGCCGGACTGGCGAGGGGGATGGGATCCGTTCCACGAATTCCAGCGCGAGATGGGGCGACTGTTCCAGTCGTTCGACCCGTTCCAGTCACTGCGGCACATCCGGGCGTTTCCCCCGGTCAACCTGTACGTCGCCGGCGACGAGTTTCTCCTCTCCGCGCAAATCCCGGGGCTGAAGCCGGACGAGGTCGAACTGACCGTGACCTCCGAGACCGTCACGCTTCGTGGGGAGCGGAGGCGGTCGGAAGGGATCAAGGACGACTCGTACCGCCGCCAGGAGCGATTCATGGGGCGATGGTCCCGAACGATCACCCTTCCCGATCGGGTCGATGAGGCGAAGGTCTCCGCGCAATTCGCGGACGGCGTCTTGACGGTTCGGCTCCCTCGCGCCGAGGGGGCCAGACCCCGGCACATCACCGTATCGTCCCCGGTCGACGCCGCCCGGCCGAGAAACGTCGAGGACGAGGGGAGCCACCGATCATGA
- a CDS encoding Hsp20/alpha crystallin family protein, with protein sequence MSDAQSSIRVPLGASSGPTPIPTPGDSSAGDHASYPRPTITPPIDIHDGPDGLTLEADVPGATESSLIIQLEHNVLSLDARIETPAPEGARPVHEEYPVGDYHRSFILSDDVDRERITAELKNGVLKVFLPKADRARARRIEIKS encoded by the coding sequence ATGAGCGATGCCCAGTCCTCGATTCGGGTGCCTCTGGGGGCGTCCTCGGGGCCGACCCCGATCCCGACCCCGGGCGATTCCTCGGCGGGGGACCACGCGTCCTACCCGAGACCCACGATCACGCCGCCGATCGATATTCACGACGGCCCCGACGGCCTGACCCTGGAGGCCGACGTCCCGGGCGCGACCGAGTCGAGCCTCATCATTCAACTCGAGCACAACGTCCTGAGCCTGGACGCCCGGATCGAGACCCCCGCGCCCGAAGGGGCCCGCCCGGTCCATGAAGAGTATCCGGTGGGCGACTACCACCGCTCGTTCATCCTCAGCGACGACGTCGACCGAGAGCGGATCACCGCCGAGCTGAAAAACGGCGTCCTCAAGGTCTTCCTCCCCAAGGCCGACCGGGCCCGCGCCCGCCGGATCGAGATCAAGTCGTGA
- a CDS encoding Hsp20/alpha crystallin family protein — protein MSRPHEGGTPFQALEREFFRMIKDAFQTSGTAPEPAEASVADAEPFAPLVDVFETAEETLILVDLPGVDPAGVEITAEGDVLTIKGDRPVDGPPQPVRGLRERRTGAFARQIPLNREVDLDAARAEARDGVLAIRLPRPPARKPRTIPIRTG, from the coding sequence ATGAGCCGGCCGCACGAAGGCGGGACCCCGTTCCAGGCCCTGGAGCGAGAGTTCTTTCGCATGATCAAGGATGCCTTTCAGACCTCCGGGACGGCCCCCGAGCCGGCCGAGGCCTCGGTCGCCGACGCCGAGCCTTTCGCCCCTCTCGTCGACGTCTTCGAGACGGCCGAGGAGACCCTCATCCTCGTCGACCTCCCCGGGGTCGACCCGGCGGGCGTCGAGATCACCGCCGAGGGGGACGTCCTGACCATCAAGGGGGACCGCCCGGTCGACGGCCCTCCCCAGCCCGTGCGCGGCCTCCGCGAACGCCGAACCGGCGCGTTCGCCCGCCAGATTCCGCTGAACCGCGAGGTCGACCTCGACGCCGCCCGCGCCGAGGCCCGCGACGGCGTCCTGGCGATTCGCCTCCCCAGACCACCCGCCCGAAAGCCCCGGACCATCCCGATCCGTACCGGCTGA
- the cobA gene encoding uroporphyrinogen-III C-methyltransferase, producing the protein MTPPPRPRPGIGHVSLVGAGPGDPGLLTLRGAEALARAEVVVFDHLANERLLDLAPAGALRVRAGKSVGHCTLSQDQINATLVDHAEAGKRVVRLKGGDPLVFGRGSEEGAYLRERGIPFEIVPGVTSGIGATAYAGIPLTSRGVASAVAFVTGHQAPKSSQAVNAASRLDWSALAKFPGTLVFYMGVTHLADITGALVREGKPAGTPAAIVESGTTPAQRVVAGTLGTIAETAKDRGVRPPALLVVGEVVAQREALAWFESRPLFGRRIVVTRPREEAERSSAALEALGAEVLIAPTVEILPPEDHGPLDDELDRIGEYDWLVFTSANGVRGFFDRLWDRGGDLRALGGVRLAAIGPSTAEALARYRLRADLIPPSFHSESLAESLAAVAAGSRILMARADRGRTVLQDVLGKSAEVRQVAVYRNADVEGLPPALRSRIEEGGVDWITLSSPAIVARLHALLSPEGRRRVGVEIKLATISPITTAAATAVGWDVAVEAPVATWDGLVEALVAHVATSRDGS; encoded by the coding sequence ATGACCCCACCTCCCCGCCCCCGTCCCGGGATCGGACACGTCTCCCTCGTCGGCGCCGGTCCCGGCGATCCCGGCCTCCTCACCCTTCGAGGGGCCGAGGCGCTCGCCCGGGCCGAGGTGGTCGTCTTCGACCATCTGGCCAACGAGCGGCTGCTGGACCTCGCCCCGGCCGGGGCGCTCCGCGTCCGCGCCGGGAAGTCGGTCGGCCACTGCACGCTGAGCCAGGACCAGATCAACGCGACGCTCGTCGATCACGCCGAGGCCGGCAAGCGGGTCGTCCGGCTCAAGGGGGGGGACCCCCTGGTCTTCGGCCGGGGGTCGGAAGAGGGCGCCTACCTCCGCGAGCGCGGGATCCCGTTCGAGATCGTCCCGGGCGTGACCTCGGGCATCGGGGCGACGGCCTACGCCGGCATCCCCCTGACCAGTCGAGGCGTCGCATCGGCCGTCGCCTTCGTGACCGGGCATCAGGCGCCGAAGTCGTCCCAGGCCGTGAACGCCGCCTCGCGCCTGGACTGGTCGGCGTTGGCGAAGTTCCCGGGGACCCTGGTCTTCTACATGGGCGTGACCCACCTGGCGGACATCACCGGCGCCCTCGTGCGGGAGGGCAAACCGGCCGGGACGCCGGCGGCGATCGTCGAGTCGGGGACGACGCCGGCGCAACGGGTCGTCGCCGGGACGCTCGGGACGATCGCCGAGACGGCGAAGGATCGCGGCGTGCGGCCCCCCGCCCTCCTCGTCGTCGGCGAGGTGGTCGCCCAGCGCGAGGCTCTGGCCTGGTTCGAGTCTCGCCCGCTGTTCGGCCGTCGGATCGTCGTCACGAGGCCGCGCGAGGAGGCCGAGCGCTCCTCCGCCGCGCTGGAGGCGCTCGGGGCCGAAGTCCTGATCGCGCCGACGGTGGAGATCCTCCCCCCCGAGGATCACGGCCCGCTCGACGACGAACTCGACCGGATCGGCGAGTACGACTGGCTCGTCTTCACGTCGGCCAACGGGGTGCGGGGATTCTTCGACCGGCTCTGGGATCGCGGCGGCGACCTCCGCGCGCTGGGGGGCGTCCGCCTGGCGGCGATCGGGCCGAGCACGGCCGAGGCCCTGGCCCGATATCGCCTGCGGGCCGACCTGATCCCGCCGTCGTTCCATTCGGAGTCGCTGGCCGAGTCGCTGGCGGCGGTCGCGGCCGGATCGCGCATCCTGATGGCGCGGGCCGACCGGGGCCGGACCGTGCTCCAGGACGTGCTGGGCAAGTCCGCCGAGGTCCGCCAGGTCGCCGTGTACCGGAACGCCGACGTCGAGGGGCTGCCCCCGGCCCTCCGCTCGCGGATCGAGGAAGGGGGGGTGGATTGGATCACCCTCTCCAGCCCGGCCATCGTCGCCAGGCTGCACGCACTCCTCTCCCCCGAGGGGCGGCGGCGGGTGGGCGTCGAGATCAAGCTGGCGACGATCAGCCCGATCACCACGGCGGCCGCGACCGCGGTGGGCTGGGACGTCGCGGTGGAGGCGCCCGTCGCCACCTGGGACGGACTCGTCGAGGCCCTCGTCGCCCACGTCGCGACGTCGCGGGACGGGTCCTGA